Proteins encoded within one genomic window of Halopiger aswanensis:
- a CDS encoding thiol-disulfide oxidoreductase DCC family protein, translated as MSADVPDEAPIVLFDGVCNLCNGFVQFLVPRDTDEQFYFASLQSDVATELLAEHDLPTDDLESIVLIEGDDCYVKSAAVLRIAQLLGGVYALLGPFRYLPRPIRDLAYDLVAANRYRLFGKKEQCMMPTGDVRSRFLE; from the coding sequence ATGAGCGCCGACGTCCCAGACGAAGCCCCCATCGTCCTCTTCGACGGCGTCTGCAACCTCTGTAACGGCTTCGTCCAGTTTCTCGTCCCGCGGGACACCGACGAGCAGTTCTACTTCGCCTCGCTGCAGTCCGACGTCGCGACCGAACTGCTCGCCGAGCACGACCTCCCGACGGACGACCTCGAGTCGATCGTCCTGATCGAAGGCGACGACTGCTACGTGAAATCGGCCGCGGTCCTCCGCATCGCGCAGTTGCTCGGCGGCGTGTACGCCCTGCTCGGCCCGTTCCGGTACCTGCCGCGTCCGATCCGCGATCTGGCGTACGATCTGGTCGCCGCCAACCGCTATCGCCTGTTCGGCAAGAAAGAGCAGTGTATGATGCCGACCGGCGACGTTCGCTCCCGCTTTCTCGAGTAG
- a CDS encoding HTTM domain-containing protein, with protein sequence MVRSRPSSVARSTLSAVLDRLSIAIQRRVAIDPRALATFRIAIGALLILDLALRARNLGTFYTDAGVLPLRALFSDYSPVYSLHAISGAAWVQATLFAIAGAFALALLLGYRTRLATIVSWLLLLSLHARNPMVLNSGDTLLRMLLFWGVFLPLGQQWSIDARRLERVRDGEDGAADQPEDGDESGVSVPGIVSVPTMAILLQVQLMYLTNAVHKTRSDKWMGGDAVVHIFQADHLTILLGDVLATQHALLELFTYAWMAVILLSPLLLLLTGVWRAAFASVVIGMHLGMATTLQIGLFPLISVGALLLFYPPIVWDTATALATRIGIAAPLRRGLDRLQRTVPRIPLPDTPAVPAATDLPAATRTAIGTAASRGRVLFSTVVPWFLLVLVVLSNAEAVDYAEVPDPGDEVLETVNADQSWRMFAPDPTSTTRWLVAPADLEDGSQVDAFSGGEVDWDRPPSADTLYDTARERKYVSNMRYADNENHRSYFANYLCERWNRSHETDLENVTVYGLTDNAGPYDDEPDIAEYKKIEYDCSGPFIQNE encoded by the coding sequence ATGGTCCGCTCCCGTCCTTCCTCCGTTGCGCGATCCACGCTGTCGGCCGTACTGGATCGACTCTCGATCGCGATCCAGCGCCGCGTCGCGATCGACCCGCGTGCGCTCGCCACGTTCCGGATCGCGATCGGCGCGCTGCTCATCCTCGATCTGGCGCTCCGGGCGCGAAACCTCGGGACCTTCTACACGGACGCGGGCGTACTCCCGCTGCGAGCGCTGTTTTCGGATTACTCGCCGGTGTACTCCCTGCACGCGATCTCCGGGGCGGCGTGGGTGCAGGCGACGCTGTTCGCAATCGCGGGCGCGTTCGCCCTCGCGCTCCTGCTCGGCTACCGGACGCGGCTCGCGACGATCGTCTCGTGGCTGCTCCTGCTGTCGCTGCACGCCCGGAATCCGATGGTCCTCAACTCGGGCGATACCCTGCTACGAATGCTGCTGTTCTGGGGGGTATTCCTGCCGCTGGGTCAGCAGTGGTCGATCGACGCGCGGCGACTCGAGCGGGTCCGGGACGGGGAAGACGGAGCCGCCGACCAACCAGAGGACGGCGACGAATCGGGGGTTTCGGTGCCCGGAATCGTGAGCGTGCCGACGATGGCGATTCTGCTGCAGGTCCAGTTGATGTACCTGACCAACGCCGTCCACAAGACGCGAAGCGACAAGTGGATGGGCGGCGACGCGGTCGTCCACATCTTTCAGGCCGACCACCTCACGATTCTGCTCGGCGACGTCCTCGCAACCCAGCATGCGCTGCTGGAACTGTTCACCTACGCCTGGATGGCCGTCATTCTGCTTTCGCCGCTCTTACTCTTGCTCACCGGCGTCTGGCGTGCTGCCTTCGCGTCGGTCGTGATAGGGATGCACCTCGGGATGGCCACGACGCTGCAGATCGGGCTCTTCCCGCTGATCTCCGTCGGCGCCCTCCTACTGTTCTACCCGCCGATCGTCTGGGATACCGCGACCGCGCTCGCGACGCGAATCGGCATCGCGGCACCGCTTCGGCGGGGACTGGACCGTCTGCAGCGGACTGTGCCGCGGATCCCGCTGCCGGATACGCCGGCGGTTCCAGCAGCGACTGACCTGCCGGCGGCGACGCGAACGGCGATCGGAACCGCAGCGAGTCGCGGTCGCGTCCTGTTCTCGACGGTCGTTCCCTGGTTCCTTCTGGTGCTCGTCGTCCTCTCGAACGCCGAGGCGGTCGACTACGCCGAGGTACCGGATCCCGGCGACGAGGTGCTCGAGACGGTCAACGCCGACCAGAGCTGGCGGATGTTCGCGCCGGACCCGACCTCGACGACCAGATGGCTCGTCGCGCCGGCCGACCTCGAGGACGGCTCGCAGGTCGACGCGTTCAGCGGCGGCGAGGTCGACTGGGATCGGCCGCCGAGTGCAGACACGCTCTACGACACCGCCCGCGAGCGCAAGTACGTCTCGAACATGCGCTACGCCGACAACGAGAACCACCGCTCGTACTTCGCGAACTACCTCTGCGAGCGGTGGAACCGCAGCCACGAGACCGATCTCGAGAACGTGACGGTCTACGGGTTGACCGACAACGCAGGCCCGTACGACGACGAGCCGGATATTGCCGAGTACAAGAAAATCGAGTACGACTGTTCCGGGCCGTTCATCCAGAACGAGTGA
- the gpmI gene encoding 2,3-bisphosphoglycerate-independent phosphoglycerate mutase, translated as MDAALIVLDGWGLGDDDESTRNAVAAADTPTFDRLAESGAYGSLEVAGRRVGLPDGQMGNSEVGHLNIGAGRVVYQEYTRISDSIADGSFRENDAINTAFDNALANDGKIHFVGLVSDGGVHSDHEHLHALIELAGDRDVEAVTHAITDGRDTSPTGGREYLSTLEDVVDEHGTGHVATVSGRYYAMDRDQNWERTKRAYDAIVEREAEHSAESAVAAVEQSYERDVTDEFVEPTLVEDGPALEDGDSVVWFNFRSDRARQLTRMLADIRPEDWADEFDTSPPDAEVVMMTQYDKTFDLPVAYPPNQPEQVLGEVLADADKTQLRIAESEKYAHVTYFLNGGREVEFDGEIRQIVESPDVPTYDQQPEMSAPEVTDTAIDVIESDDPDVLVLNYANPDMVGHTGDYEAAIEAVEAVDEQLGRLVETLEAYGSHVLITADHGNADDMGTEEDPHTAHTYNDVPLVYLAPDGSDGGRTIRKGGTLADIAPTLLGLIGVDQPPEMTGEPLLE; from the coding sequence ATGGACGCTGCACTGATCGTCCTCGACGGCTGGGGACTCGGTGATGACGACGAGTCGACCAGGAACGCGGTCGCTGCGGCCGACACGCCGACGTTCGACCGGCTGGCCGAGTCCGGCGCGTACGGCTCTCTGGAGGTCGCAGGCCGGCGCGTCGGCCTGCCGGACGGCCAGATGGGCAACAGCGAGGTCGGCCACCTCAATATCGGCGCCGGCCGGGTGGTCTACCAGGAGTACACCCGCATCTCGGACTCGATCGCCGACGGCTCCTTCCGGGAGAACGACGCGATCAACACGGCGTTCGACAACGCCCTCGCAAACGACGGCAAGATCCACTTCGTCGGACTGGTCAGCGACGGCGGGGTCCACTCCGATCACGAGCACCTCCACGCGCTGATCGAACTGGCCGGCGACCGCGACGTCGAGGCGGTTACCCACGCTATTACGGACGGCCGCGACACTTCACCGACGGGCGGTCGCGAGTACCTCTCGACGCTCGAGGACGTCGTCGACGAGCACGGGACGGGCCACGTCGCGACGGTCTCGGGCCGCTACTACGCGATGGACCGCGACCAGAACTGGGAGCGGACGAAGCGGGCCTACGACGCGATCGTCGAGCGGGAGGCAGAGCACTCGGCGGAATCGGCCGTTGCCGCCGTCGAACAGTCCTACGAGCGGGACGTGACCGACGAGTTCGTGGAGCCGACGCTCGTTGAGGATGGTCCAGCCCTCGAGGACGGTGACTCGGTCGTCTGGTTCAACTTCCGCTCCGACCGCGCTCGGCAACTCACGCGGATGCTCGCGGATATCCGCCCCGAGGACTGGGCCGACGAGTTCGATACCAGTCCGCCGGACGCGGAAGTCGTGATGATGACCCAGTACGACAAGACGTTCGACCTCCCCGTGGCGTACCCGCCGAACCAGCCCGAGCAGGTGCTGGGCGAGGTGCTGGCCGACGCGGACAAGACGCAACTGCGGATCGCCGAATCCGAGAAGTACGCCCACGTCACGTACTTCCTGAACGGCGGCCGCGAGGTCGAGTTCGACGGCGAAATCCGCCAAATTGTCGAAAGTCCGGACGTGCCGACCTACGACCAGCAGCCCGAGATGAGCGCACCCGAGGTCACGGATACCGCGATCGACGTCATCGAATCCGACGATCCGGACGTGCTCGTGCTCAACTACGCCAACCCCGACATGGTCGGTCACACCGGCGACTACGAGGCCGCCATCGAGGCCGTCGAAGCCGTCGACGAACAACTGGGACGACTCGTCGAAACGCTCGAGGCGTACGGTTCTCACGTTCTCATCACGGCCGATCACGGCAACGCTGACGATATGGGGACCGAAGAGGATCCCCACACGGCGCACACGTACAACGACGTGCCGCTCGTCTATCTGGCCCCCGACGGTTCCGACGGCGGCCGAACGATCCGCAAAGGCGGCACGCTCGCCGACATCGCTCCCACGCTGCTCGGACTCATCGGCGTCGACCAGCCGCCGGAGATGACCGGCGAACCGCTGCTCGAGTGA